The region GCTGAGCCAGCCCGAGGGGGAGAAAAATAGGATAAAGGGCAGAAGGATCAGGGCGTTGACCAGGGCGCTGAGAATCAGCAGAGTATCGCCGGAATAGCTCTTGATGAGGACGTTTTGGATGGTGATCTTGTGGGCGATGTCGGTCATGGCATTGAAGACCAGCACCAGCAGAAAGGGGGCAAAACCCCTCAGGCTCAGCAGCGTTTTCATGAAGTCTCCTTCACTTTGTGGCGGTCGCCGAAACGCTGGCGATAGGTTTCGAAGAGCTGCATATTGAAGAGGTAGGGTTTGAGGATCAGGGTCGCGTCGAAGAGGGCTTTGATGGTGCGGTTGGTATCGAAGCTGTATTCGATGAGGCGCTGGGCCAGGTCGACCTCTGATCGGGCGACGGAACGGGCGTGGGCTACATAGGCCTGGACCAATTCTCCGTCGGGGTCCACCGCCTCGAGTTCTTTGAGGATTCTGAGGATCTCCAGCTCCTTTTCGCTGAAGCCCCCGTCCCGTTCGAAGATCACGTTGTTGATGAGGTAGTGGTCGAGGCGATCGCAGTCGATTTCCGCAGCCTTGCAGAGCTCTTCTTTGGTATAGCGCCTGGGGGAGGGGGGCGCCATCAGA is a window of Nitratifractor salsuginis DSM 16511 DNA encoding:
- a CDS encoding MerR family transcriptional regulator, whose amino-acid sequence is MALKMKDLVQLTDTPKSTILYYIKEGLLPEPEKPKPNVHLYDESFVERIKFIKYLQKNFNASIDQIRELMQREEFDLSRGYESILDTLDLLMAPPSPRRYTKEELCKAAEIDCDRLDHYLINNVIFERDGGFSEKELEILRILKELEAVDPDGELVQAYVAHARSVARSEVDLAQRLIEYSFDTNRTIKALFDATLILKPYLFNMQLFETYRQRFGDRHKVKETS